GACCAGCACGTCGTGGTTGTAGGACGCGAAGGTGCCGTCCGACAGCGGGAACTCCCGCCAGGCGTTCGCGCCGTCCTGCAGGTGCAGCGAGATGGCGCGGCGGGGGCGACCGCTGACGTTGGCGCCGCTGCCGTGGTAGATGCGGCAGTGGTGGAAGCTCATGTGTCCCTTGGGGATCACCATCGGGATCTTGCGGATCTCCGCGCCGTTGTACGCCGCGTTCTCGGCCAGCATCTCCTCCAGCTGGTCGCGGTCGCGCTCGGCGAAGTGTCGCACCACGGTGTCGTCCGCGCCGATCTCCGACCAGCGGTGCGAGCCGTCGACCATGGTGATGGTGCCCATCTCCGCGCCGCAGTCGTGGAACGGGATGAACGCGGTGAGCATGTCCTCCGACGACGAGGACGCCCAGTAGTGCTTGTCGAAGTGCCACGGCACGATGTTCGACGGCTCGCCGGAGATCGGCGGCTTGTAGATCAGCGTGGACTGGAAGACGCGGATCTCGTCGGCGCGGGCCAGCCGGGCGGCGACCGCACCGATCAGCGGCTTGCGCAGGATCGCGCCGATCGCGTCGTGCTCGTAGTGGACGTAGTCGTTGTGCCGCTGCACCGGACCCTTGGCCGGCTCCCAGTAGGCGAGCTTCGGTGGCCGTACCGGCAGGGTGCGGTCGCGCTCGCCGTCGTAGTAGCGGTCGGTGGCCGCGGTCAGCGCGTCCACCTCCTCGTCGGTGAACAGCTTCTTCGACAGGTACCAGCCGTGTTCGGCGTAGAAGCGCACGTCCTCGTCGGAGGGGAGCAGTGCCTCCTCCTCGGCGGTCAGTGTCGGATGTGTGGTGGTCATGCCCCAACTCCTCGTGCCGTGCCGGCCCCGACGCCGGGGGTCGCCCCCGCCGCGGCCAGCTCCCGTTCCTTGGCTTCGTAGAGCGCCTTGATGTTGCCGCTGCCGAAGGTGCGCGCCCCGCGCCGCTCGATGAGTTCGAGGAAGAGGGTGCGCC
This genomic interval from Micromonospora coxensis contains the following:
- a CDS encoding phytanoyl-CoA dioxygenase family protein, which encodes MTTTHPTLTAEEEALLPSDEDVRFYAEHGWYLSKKLFTDEEVDALTAATDRYYDGERDRTLPVRPPKLAYWEPAKGPVQRHNDYVHYEHDAIGAILRKPLIGAVAARLARADEIRVFQSTLIYKPPISGEPSNIVPWHFDKHYWASSSSEDMLTAFIPFHDCGAEMGTITMVDGSHRWSEIGADDTVVRHFAERDRDQLEEMLAENAAYNGAEIRKIPMVIPKGHMSFHHCRIYHGSGANVSGRPRRAISLHLQDGANAWREFPLSDGTFASYNHDVLVRRTDDGRPDYADPEFCPVIWRERAPQGG